From the Cyclopterus lumpus isolate fCycLum1 chromosome 25, fCycLum1.pri, whole genome shotgun sequence genome, one window contains:
- the LOC117727934 gene encoding trace amine-associated receptor 1-like, which produces MGSMQVVPVILPADEPTAEMEPVLCYETRNRSCLRTIYPLPIRITVYTILGVTVILTVCGNLLVTVSIAYFKQLHTPTNYLIASLAMSDFLLGLLVMFPSMVQSVETCWYFGDIFYRHYAVCQPLQYRRKMSVNVVLIMILLSWSISALIGFGMIFLKINLWGIEEFYYNHIVCEGECVLFQSGLSSTVTSVLSFYIPGIIMLGIYLKIFFVARRQLRSIQNSSCMRAERISNTSQTKATTTLAIIMGAFLSFWTPFFVCNIIDPFISYSTPPALFKTLVWVGYLNSTVNPLIYAFFYSWFRKALRLFTSAGSDSLPQAALVWGLLCFPIFQRVQQHSLRQSSALGWSGAAELSTLRWSTDCMLKMSSKPDLGLPGLVALLEYELKEFLVNQHDFF; this is translated from the exons ATGG GATCTATGCAGGTGGTGCCTGTGATCTTGCCTGCAGATGAGCCTACAGCTGAG ATGGAGCCAGTGCTCTGCTACGAGACCAGAAACAGATCATGTCTGAGGACCATCTATCCTTTGCCCATACGAATCACTGTCTACACAATTCTAGGAGTCACTGTCATTCTAACAGTGTGTGGAAACCTTTTGGTCACCGTTTCAATTGCCTATTTTAAGCAGCTCCATACTCCAACCAATTACTTGATTGCGTCTCTGGCTATGTCCGACTTTCTTTTAGGGCTTTTAGTCATGTTCCCCAGTATGGTTCAAAGTGTAGAGACCTGCTGGTATTTTGGTGACATCTTCT ACCGCCACTATGCTGTTTGCCAACCTCTACAATACAGAAGAAAAATGTCTGTTAATGTTGTGTTGATCATGATTCTGCTCAGTTGGAGTATTTCAGCTCTCATTGGCTTTGGAATGATTTTTCTCAAGATAAATCTTTGGGGGATTGAGGAATTCTACTATAACCACATTGTGTGTGAAGGggaatgtgttttgtttcagagTGGTCTGTCAAGTACAGTCACATCAGTACTTTCCTTTTATATTCCAGGAATAATAATGCTTGGCATTTACCTTAAGATTTTCTTCGTGGCACGGAGACAGTTGCGCAGCATACAGAACTCAAGCTGTATGAGGGCAGAAAGAATATCAAATACAAGCCAGACAAAAGCCACTACAACACTTGCTATCATAATGGgggcatttctttctttttggactCCTTTTTTTGTCTGTAACATAATTGATCCGTTTATCAGTTACTCAACACCACCAGCATTGTTTAAAACACTTGTATGGGTGGGCTACTTGAATTCTACTGTGAATCCTTTAATATATGCATTCTTTTATAGTTGGTTCAGGAAGGCACTTCGATTATTTACTTCTG cagggtctgacagtctgccacAAGCAGCCCTGGTTTGGGGTCTCCTGTGTTTCCCTATATTTCAGCGGGTCCAGCAACACAGCCTGAGACAAAGCTCTGCTCTTGGCTGGAGTGGTGCCGCCGAGCTCTCCACCTTACGCTGGAGCACCGACTGCATGTTGAAGATGTCATCGAAGCCCGATCTGGGTCTGCCTGGTCTGGTGGCCCTGCTGGAGtatgagctgaaggagtttctagTCAACCAGCATGATTTCTTCTGA
- the kcnj13 gene encoding inward rectifier potassium channel 13, translated as MTTKSNSSVLGGKASSSPLLSSPPCQRLVTKDGHCALRPPLCSSRSWRGTLGRAWLLALQDLWGLLVGLRWRWVLLAFCASFLAHWLLFACMWYLLAHLNGDLAVQDHDAPPQGHVVCVKHITSFTAAFSFSLETQLTIGYGTMFPSGDCPSAIALLAVQMLLGLMLEAFITGAFVAKIARPQKRAGAIQFSPQAVVGQHQGQMCLMLRATNLLQRPLVDVKVSAVLYKEHEGQALHQTSLDFHLDHLGQQPCPFFIFPLTFYHPLDRQSPLYPTLCEGTSNHFELVVFLSALQEGTGDSCQKRTSYLRQEIQFDRRFVPALGMDARGRYMVSTQHFDTAHSKESLNKECVVQINGDGSDKME; from the exons ATGACAACCAAATCCAACAGCAGCGTTCTGGGTGGCAaggcttcctcctctcctcttctgtcttctccACCCTGCCAACGCCTGGTTACAAAAGACGGACACTGTGCCCTTCGTCCACCTCTGTGCTCTTCAAGGTCATGGCGCGGGACCTTGGGAAGAGCATGGTTGCTCGCCCTGCAGGACCTGTGGGGACTGTTGGTGGGTCTGCGCTGGAGATGGGTCCTGCTGGCCTTCTGTGCATCCTTTCTGGCTCACTGGCTGCTGTTTGCCTGCATGTGGTACTTGCTCGCCCACCTCAACGGAGACCTGGCTGTGCAGGACCATGATGCCCCCCCACAGGGGCATGTGGTTTGTGTGAAGCACATAACCAGTTTCActgctgctttttctttctccctggAGACACAGCTTACCATCGGCTATGGCACCATGTTCCCCAGTGGGGACTGTCCCAGTGCCATAGCACTGCTGGCTGTGCAGATGCTGCTAGGGCTCATGCTGGAAGCATTCATCACAG GTGCATTCGTTGCCAAGATTGCACGTCCCCAGAAGAGAGCAGGAGCGATCCAATTCAGCCCTCAGGCAGTGGTGGGCCAACACCAGGGCCAGATGTGCCTCATGCTACGAGCCACTAACCTGCTGCAGCGACCTCTGGTGGATGTAAAAGTGAGTGCTGTGCTTTACAAGGAACATGAAGGTCAGGCCCTGCACCAGACCTCTCTAGACTTCCACTTGGATCATCTAGGCCAGCAGCCCTGTCCCTTCTTCATCTTCCCACTCACCTTTTACCACCCCCTAGACCGTCAAAGCCCACTCTATCCCACCCTGTGCGAGGGCACGTCCAACCACTTTGAGTTGGTGGTCTTCCTTTCAGCTTTGCAGGAGGGAACTGGTGACTCCTGTCAGAAGAGGACCTCTTACCTGCGCCAAGAAATCCAGTTTGACCGCCGCTTTGTCCCTGCCTTGGGGATGGATGCTCGGGGGAGATACATGGTGAGCACCCAGCACTTTGACACAGCCCACTCAAAGGAGTCTTTGAACAAGGAGTGTGTGGTGCAGATCAATGGGGACGGCAGCGACAAGATGGAGTAG
- the gal3st2 gene encoding galactose-3-O-sulfotransferase 2, producing the protein MEAHSNSVHTKATCHPKSHIVFLKTHKTASSTVLNILYRYGESRNLTFAFPLNKQSQLFYPFFFASHFVEGVSSQSVREFHIMCNHMRFRKSEVAKVMPEDTFYFSILRHPVAMMESIFIYYKSIQAFHKTHSLDNFLDNSSRNYNSSLTNNHYAHNILAFDFGFDNNVAAGAVDLEERASMAIAAIKRDFHLILISEYFDESMILLKHALCWSLEDVVSFKLNRRSEQTRHPLLPNTAEKIKRWNALDWRIYLYFNTTFWHKIDSLVGQEQMKKEVYHLRELQAKLANSCLKDGRAVDPSKIKDAGLKPFQYGAAVIEGYNLNPHIDRQTKIKCQRLITPELQYTERLYTQQFLELASKHPK; encoded by the exons ATGGAG GCTCACAGCAACAGTGTCCATACCAAAGCAACCTGTCACCCAAAGTCTCACATTGTTTTCCtcaagacacacaaaacagcGAGCAGCACCGTCTTAAACATCCTATATCGATATGGTGAAAGCAGAAACTTGACCTTTGCTTTCCCTCTAAACAAGCAGAGCCAATTGTTTTATCCATTCTTTTTTGCTTCACATTTTGTGGAAGGAGTTAGCAGCCAAAGTGTGAGGGAGTTCCACATCATGTGCAACCACATGAGGTTTAGAAAGTCTGAG GTGGCAAAAGTGATGCCTGAGGATACCTTCTATTTTTCCATCCTGAGGCATCCTGTGGCCATGATGGAGtccatctttatttactacAAGAGCATCCAGGCTTTCCACAAGACTCACAGCCTGGACAACTTCCTAGACAACAGCTCGAGAAACTACAACTCATCATTGACTAACAATCACTACGCTCACAATATTCTGGCTTTTGACTTTGGCTTTGACAACAACGTTGCAGCTGGTGCTGTAGACCTAGAGGAGAGAGCTAGCATGGCTATTGCAGCCATTAAACGTGACTTCCACCTTATTCTTATTTCAGAATACTTTGATGAGTCCATGATTTTGCTCAAGCATGCCCTCTGCTGGTCCCTGGAAGATGTGGTTTCCTTTAAGCTCAACAGGCGCAGTGAACAAACCCGTCACCCACTTTTACCAAACACTGCAGAGAAAATCAAGAGGTGGAATGCTTTGGATTGGAGGATATACCTGTACTTTAACACCACCTTCTGGCACAAAATAGATAGTCTTGTTGGGCAAGAGCAGATGAAGAAGGAAGTATATCATTTGAGAGAGCTACAGGCCAAGCTTGCAAACAGCTGCCTGAAAGATGGCAGGGCAGTTGACCCTTCCAAGATAAAAGATGCCGGGCTGAAGCCATTCCAGTATGGAGCAGCTGTAATTGAGGGCTATAACCTAAAcccacacatagacagacaaaccaaaataaaatgtcaaagacTTATTACTCCAGAATTGCAGTACACGGAGCGTCTCTACACACAGCAGTTCCTAGAGCTAGCTTCTAAGCATCCAAAATAA